ATCCGTGATGCATTGGGTTCCGCTTTTCGCGAAGCTGTCGACAGGTTGGACCATCATGATCGCGACGCTCGCCGCGACTGCCATTGGCGCGCTTATTTTCCCGCAAAAAGGTGACAATCGATGAATCAGGAAGCGCTCTTAATCGTCCTTGGCATGGCGCTCGTTACTTACATTCCGCGCATGCTGCCGCTCGTGGTGTTGCAACATTTGAAACTGCCTGCTTTTTTGCGGCGGCAAATGGAATTGATTCCGTATGCGGTGTTGGGCGCTCTCATATTCCCCGGCGTTTTATACTCGACCGCCAGCATTTGGTCGGCTGTCGCCGGCGCAACCGTCGCCGTCTTGCTTTCCCTGTTGCGCGCCAATTTATTGCTCATCGTGCTGGGAAGCATCGCCGCCGTTTACGCTGTGGAAGCCATATATTTGTGAGTTTTCCCCGCACATTGCTAACGGATGCCAGTGCGGCTATTTGCCGAAAAAAGGCTGCGCAATAATTTTAACGGTCGCCACTGCGGCTATTTGCCGTTTCAATGCCCCAATATCGGGAAAAATACCAAATTAATCTCTCCTACGACCGTTAGAACCAAAAAGCTGGCAATTTGCGCAAAATAAGCTCTCCTACGACCGTTAGAGGCTGCAAGCCCGAAAGACGATAAAGATGATAATGAAAGCGTGATTGCTCCCGACCATAACGAACTTCCGTTACAATTCGGTCTTCCCGCGAAATAACAGGGGCTGGTCTAAACCATTTTGTTGTTTGGACACAGCCCCTCATTACTATCCTTTTCGTTTGGGTAAAATCAGAAAACGACGGCCCCGACGGTTTGCGGTATGGTTTGCGCAGATTTTGTTATGCCGATTTTTTGCCTTTTTTCGCCAGCGCAATGGAGATCGTCAAAGCGAGTCCGCCCCACAGCAGAACCGCTCCGAAAATAAACATCCCGATCGCTCCTCCACTCATCCTTCGGGCACCTCCCGCTTTTCACTCTTCCACTTGAAACTGTAAGTTAGAATGACGGCAACGATGATGGTGCAAGCCAGCATAATCCAGCCAAAGGTGATGATGGAATGCCACGGATAGTCTCCATATGGCTTGCTGAAGTCAAGCTGCAAGTTCATGATCGTCATCACCAGCAAAATGAGCGGCGTCAGGATTTTAATCATGAAATTCCACCAATAGCCGATGCGGTAATCGGATACGAGATTGTTTTCTTCGCGAATCGTCATCAGTTTGACGAACCAGCCAAACAGGACTACTTCGAGCAATCCGGAAATGACAATACCGAAGTTGTTGATAAAGTGGTCGACAATATCCAGGATAATAATACCGGCCCCTGTCGCATACACGACGCTGACGACCGCGCAGACAATGACGACCCAGTTGACAGCCGCTTTGCGGCTCAGCCGGAACTTATCCATTATGGCCGCGATAATCACTTCAATAATCGAGATTAGCGATGTAAACCCGGCGATTACCAGCGACAGGAAAAATAGCGCGCCGAACAAGCCGTTTAACGTCGGAAACGCATTGATGATTTTGGGAAAGACGACGAATGCCAGGCCAACGCCGCTGGTAGCCACATCTTTCACATCTGCGCCCGATTGCTGCGCCATAAAACCGATCGCCGCAAACACGCCGATGCCGGCCAGAAATTCAAACCCGCTGTTGCTGAACGCCATAATAAAGCCGCTGTTGTTTATTTCGCTTTTTTTATTTAAATAGCTGCTGTATGTAACCATGATGGCAAACGCAATTGACAGGCTGAAAAAGATTTGTCC
This DNA window, taken from Bacilli bacterium, encodes the following:
- a CDS encoding AzlD domain-containing protein is translated as MNQEALLIVLGMALVTYIPRMLPLVVLQHLKLPAFLRRQMELIPYAVLGALIFPGVLYSTASIWSAVAGATVAVLLSLLRANLLLIVLGSIAAVYAVEAIYL
- a CDS encoding MetS family NSS transporter small subunit; its protein translation is MSGGAIGMFIFGAVLLWGGLALTISIALAKKGKKSA
- a CDS encoding sodium-dependent transporter, whose amino-acid sequence is MEQREQWGSRIGFIMAAAGSAIGLGNIWRFPYVAYENGGGAFLIPYFFALLTAGIPILLLEFGIGRLGEGAAPLSFKKFSRWFESLGWWQAMICFIITTYYVVVIAWATSYFFYSFDLHWGDDTNGFLFGSFLGVPDDVVTANGWDFGGIRWAILAPLIAIWLLTWFVLFRGVKKGIEKINKIFIPILIVIMIIFVIRAVTLPGAAVGLNQLFTPDFGKILPDFLGGDNPEWYKVWMAAYGQIFFSLSIAFAIMVTYSSYLNKKSEINNSGFIMAFSNSGFEFLAGIGVFAAIGFMAQQSGADVKDVATSGVGLAFVVFPKIINAFPTLNGLFGALFFLSLVIAGFTSLISIIEVIIAAIMDKFRLSRKAAVNWVVIVCAVVSVVYATGAGIIILDIVDHFINNFGIVISGLLEVVLFGWFVKLMTIREENNLVSDYRIGYWWNFMIKILTPLILLVMTIMNLQLDFSKPYGDYPWHSIITFGWIMLACTIIVAVILTYSFKWKSEKREVPEG